In the Corvus cornix cornix isolate S_Up_H32 chromosome 18, ASM73873v5, whole genome shotgun sequence genome, one interval contains:
- the KCTD2 gene encoding BTB/POZ domain-containing protein KCTD2, translating into MAEGPPRGRTPSPSPGGAPGPPSPRAAGAAAGSAGALSPPAAASKWVRLNVGGTYFVSTRQTLCREPKSFLCRLCCQDGPELGSDKDETGAYLIDRDPTYFGPILNYLRHGKLIINKELAEEGVLEEAEFYNIASLVRLVKERIRDNENRTSQGPVKHVYRVLQCQEEELTQMVSTMSDGWKFEQLISIGSSYNYGNEDQAEFLCVVSRELNNSTNGIVKEPSEKAKILQERGSRM; encoded by the exons ATGGCCGAGGGGCCGCCGAGGGGCCGCACGCCCAGCCCGAGCCCCGGGGGGGCACCGGGGCCGCCCAGCCCCCGCGCAgccggagcggcggcggggtCCGCCGGGGCGCTgtccccgcccgccgccgcctccaAGTGGGTGCGGCTGAACGTGGGCGGCACGTACTTCGTGAGCACCCGGCAGACGCTGTGCCGGGAGCCCAAGTCCTTCCTGTGCCGTCTCTGCTGCCAGGACGGGCCCGAGCTCGGCTCCGACAAG GATGAGACAGGGGCCTATCTCATTGACAGAGACCCCACGTACTTCGGTCCGATACTGAACTACCTCCGGCACGGGAAGCTCATCATAAACAAGGAGCTAGCAGAGGAAG GGGTGCTGGAAGAAGCTGAGTTTTACAACATCGCGTCCCTCGTGCGGCTGGTGAAGGAGCGGATACGGGACAACGAGAACAGAACCTCTCAA GGACCTGTGAAACACGTGTACAGAGTGCTGCAGTGCCAAGAGGAAGAGCTCACACAGATGGTGTCCACCATGTCCGACGGATGGAAATTTGAACAG TTGATCAGCATTGGATCTTCCTATAACTATGGAAACGAAGACCAGGCAGAATTCCTCTGTGTTGTGTCCAGGGAGCTCAACAATTCTACCAATGGCATTGTCAAGGAGCCAAGCGAGAAGGCCAAG ATTCTTCAGGAACGAGGATCCCGGATGTAA
- the MRPL58 gene encoding peptidyl-tRNA hydrolase ICT1, mitochondrial, translating into MAAHTLRGLCRQRPGLALLCARFSQRAAAGTEYRSSHSLDKLYPPRQDGPAARTTEELQPPALDIPMARLTVSYSRSSGPGGQNVNKVNSKAEVRFHLASADWIPEAVREKMALMHRNKINRAGELIVTSEESRYQMRNLAICLEKIRTMVTEAIEKPKEVSKETTQKLIERVEKMNRERLRQKKIHSTIKQSRKADFD; encoded by the exons ATGGCGGCGCACACGCTGCGGGGCCTGTGCCGGCAGCGGCCGGGGCTGGCGCTCCTGTGCGCCCGGTTCTCGCAGAGAGCCGCCGCCGGCACCGAGTACCGGAGCTCCCACAGCCTGGACAAGCTGTACCCGCCACGACAGGACGGACCCGCCGCCCGCACCACG gaggagctgcagccgcCCGCCCTCGACATCCCCATGG CTCGCCTGACCGTGTCCTACAGCCGGAGCAGCGGGCCCGGCGGGCAGAATGTTAATAAAG TGAATTCCAAGGCGGAGGTTCGGTTCCACCTGGCATCGGCCGACTGGATTCCCGAAGCTGTGAGAGAAAAAATGGCTCTAATG CACAGGAATAAGATAAACCGGGCTGGTGAACTGATTGTGACCTCGGAGGAGAGTCGCTACCAAATGAGGAATCTGGCGATTTGTCTGGAAAAAATCCGGACCATGGTCACGGAGGCCATCGAGAAACCCAAGGAGGTGTCTAAGGAGACAACACAGAAGCTCATAGAGAG gGTGGAAAAAATGAACCGTGAACGGCTAcgacagaaaaaaatacactcaACTataaaacagagcaggaaggcAGATTTCGACTGA
- the ATP5PD gene encoding ATP synthase subunit d, mitochondrial produces MAGRRAALKAVDWAAFAERVPPNQRAMFNALKTRSDALTTRLAALPEKPPAIDWAFYKANVAKAGMVDEFQKKFSALKVPEPVDTETAKIDAQEKEAAKSTAEYIQASKARIAQYEQQLQKLKNMIPFEQMTFEDLSEAFPETKLDKEKYPYWPHKPIADL; encoded by the exons ATGGCGGGACGCAGAGCTGCCCTTAAGGCCGTGGACTGGGCGGCCTTCGCCGAGCGGGTGCCCCCGAACCAGCGAGCCATGTTCAACGCGCTGAAGACCCGCAGCGATGCGCTGACCACCCG GTTGGCCGCGCTGCCAGAGAAGCCCCCGGCCATTGACTGGGCTTTCTACAAAGCTAATGTTGCCAAAGCTGGAATGGTGGATGAGTTCCAGAAGAAG TTCAGTGCACTAAAGGTTCCTGAGCCAGTGGATACAGAAACTGCCAAGATTGATGCCCAGGAGAAGGAAGCT gcCAAGAGCACTGCTGAGTACATCCAGGCTTCCAAAGCCCGCATCGCCCAGTACGAGCAGCAG CTCCAGAAGCTCAAGAACATGATTCCCTTTGAACAGATGACGTTTGAAGACTTGAGTGAAGCTTTCCCTGAAACCAAATTGGACAAGGAGAAGTATCCATACTGGCCCCACAAGCCAATTGCTGATCTGTAA